In Acipenser ruthenus unplaced genomic scaffold, fAciRut3.2 maternal haplotype, whole genome shotgun sequence, the following are encoded in one genomic region:
- the LOC117434106 gene encoding gamma-secretase subunit PEN-2, with amino-acid sequence MNLERMPNEDKLNLCRKYYLGGFALLPFLWLVNVVWFFKEAFMKPVYTEQALLKTYVKRSAIGLLFWVAVLTTWITIFQHFRAEWGEVADYLSFTIPLGIP; translated from the exons ATGAATCTGGAGCGCATGCCGAACGAGGACAAGCTGAACCTGTGCAGGAAGTACTACCTGG GCGGCTTTGCCCTGCTCCCCTTCCTGTGGCTCGTCAACGTGGTCTGGTTCTTCAAGGAAGCCTTCATGAAGCCTGTGTACACGGAGCAGGCGCTCCTCAAAACAT atGTGAAGCGCTCGGCGATCGGGCTGCTGTTCTGGGTGGCGGTTCTCACCACGTGGATCACCATCTTCCAGCACTTCAGAGCAGAGTGGGGCGAGGTGGCGGACTACCTGTCCTTCACCATCCCGCTGGGGatcccctga